A genomic segment from Pseudomonas sp. S09G 359 encodes:
- a CDS encoding ABC transporter permease, translating into MLNLSPVARRRFERFKKNRRGWWSLWLFIGLFILTLGGELIANDKPLVLSYKNELYFPVFKRYTEQQFGGQLPFQADYRSDYVQKLIEQDGGWMLFPPIPFSDDTPNYELTRPAPSPPSTVNWLGTDDQSRDVLARVIFGARVSILFALALTAISAAIGIAAGALQGYYGGWVDLIGQRVLEVWSGLPVLYLLIILSGFVEPNFWWLLGIMALFSWLALVDVVRAEFLRGRNLEYVKAARALGLGDAKIIRRHILPNAMTATLSYLPFILTGAISTLSALDFLGFGMPAGSASLGELIAQGKQNLQAPWLGLTAFFTLALILSLLVFIGEALRDAFDPRS; encoded by the coding sequence ATGCTTAATCTGTCTCCCGTGGCCCGCCGACGCTTCGAGCGTTTCAAGAAAAACCGTCGCGGCTGGTGGTCGCTGTGGCTGTTTATCGGCCTGTTTATCCTGACCCTCGGCGGTGAGTTGATCGCCAACGATAAACCGCTGGTGCTCAGCTACAAAAACGAGCTGTATTTCCCGGTGTTCAAGCGCTACACCGAGCAGCAGTTTGGCGGGCAGTTGCCATTCCAGGCCGACTACCGCAGCGACTACGTGCAAAAGCTGATAGAGCAGGACGGCGGCTGGATGCTGTTCCCACCGATCCCGTTCAGCGATGACACCCCCAACTACGAACTGACCCGCCCGGCCCCCAGCCCGCCCTCGACGGTGAACTGGCTGGGCACCGACGATCAGTCGCGGGATGTGTTGGCGCGGGTGATCTTTGGCGCGCGGGTATCGATATTGTTTGCCTTGGCGCTGACCGCCATCAGCGCCGCCATCGGTATTGCCGCCGGCGCCTTGCAGGGCTATTACGGCGGCTGGGTCGACCTGATCGGCCAGCGCGTGCTGGAAGTGTGGTCGGGGCTGCCCGTGCTGTACCTGCTGATTATCCTGTCGGGTTTTGTCGAGCCGAATTTCTGGTGGCTGCTGGGGATCATGGCGCTGTTTTCCTGGCTGGCCCTGGTGGACGTGGTGCGCGCCGAGTTCCTGCGAGGGCGCAACCTGGAATATGTGAAGGCCGCGCGGGCCCTGGGTTTGGGCGATGCCAAGATCATTCGCCGGCATATCCTGCCCAATGCCATGACCGCCACGTTGAGTTACCTGCCGTTCATTCTGACCGGGGCGATTTCCACCTTGAGCGCCCTGGATTTTCTCGGCTTCGGCATGCCGGCGGGCAGTGCATCGCTGGGTGAGTTGATCGCCCAAGGCAAGCAGAACCTGCAAGCGCCGTGGCTGGGCCTGACGGCGTTTTTCACCTTGGCGCTGATCCTGTCGCTGCTGGTCTTTATCGGCGAGGCGTTGCGTGACGCCTTCGACCCACGCTCATGA